A stretch of the Panthera uncia isolate 11264 chromosome D1, Puncia_PCG_1.0, whole genome shotgun sequence genome encodes the following:
- the NAALADL1 gene encoding aminopeptidase NAALADL1, with amino-acid sequence MQWVKVLGGLVGASALLGLGIILGHFAIPKGADAPAPSVSVSQDLDLEILETVMKQLDASKIRENLRELSREPHLASSPRDEALAQLLLQRWRDPESGLDAAEAPTYEVLLSFPSREQPNRVAVVGPTGTILFSCRQSEQNLTGEQGGPDVVPPYAAYAPPGTPQGLLVYANRGTEEDFMELQTQGIRLEGTIALTRYGGTGRGAKAVNAAKHGVAGVLVYTDPADINDGHSSASQTFPNSWRLPPSGVERGSYYEYFGDPLTPYLPANPSSFRLNPDTVSGFPPIPTQPIGFEDAKILLCNLQGTSAPAAWQGALGCDYKLGPGFRPDGDFPADSQVNVSVHNRLELRNSSNVLGIIRGAVEPDRYVLYGNHRDSWVHGAVDPSSGTAVLLELSRVLGTLLKKGTWRPRRSIVFASWGAEEFGLIGSTEFTEEFFSKLQERTVAYINVDISVFANATLRAQGTPPVQSVIFSAAKQIPAPGLDGLSIYDNWIRYFNRSSTEYGLVPSLGSLGAGSDYAPFIHFLGISSMDIAYTYDRSKTSARIYPTYHTAFDTFGYVDKFVDPGFSSHQAVARTAGSVLLRLSDSLFLPLNVSDYGETLRNFLQAAQRDLGVLLEQHSISLGPLVTAVAKFEGAAAALGQHVSALQKDTPDPLQVRMLNDQLMLLERTFLNPRAFPEERYYSHVLWAPRTGSVATFPGLANACSRAMNTSLGSAAWAEVQRQLSILVVALEGAAATLRPVADL; translated from the exons ATGCAGTGGGTGAAGGTGCTTGGGGGGTTGGTGGGGGCCTCTGCCCTCTTGGGCCTGGGGATCATCCTGGGCCACTTCGCCATTCCCAAAGGGGCCGACGCACCAGCTCCCAGCGTCTCAGTCTCCCAGGACCTGGATCTGGAGATCCTTGAGACCGTCATGAAGCAGCTGGATGCCAGCAAGATCCGAGAGAACCTTAG AGAACTCTCCAGGGAGCCTCACCTGGCCTCCAGCCCCCGGGATGAGGCGCTGGCACAGCTCCTGCTGCAGCGCTGGCGGGACCCGGAGTCAGGCCTGGACGCGGCGGAGGCCCCCACGTACGAAGTGTTGCTGTCCTTCCCCAGCCGGGAGCAGCCCAACCGGGTGGCTGTTG tgGGTCCCACTGGGACCATCCTCTTCTCCTGCCGCCAGAGTGAACAGAACCTGACTGGGGAGCAGGGGGGCCCCGATGTGGTGCCACCTTATGCCGCCTACGCTCCCCCTGGAACCCCACAG GGCCTCCTCGTCTACGCCAACCGGGGAACGGAAGAAGACTTTATGGAGCTACAGACTCAGGGCATCAGACTGGAAGGCACCATCGCGCTGACCCGCTATGGGGGTACAGGGCGTGGGGCCAAG GCTGTCAATGCGGCCAAGCACGGGGTAGCTGGGGTGCTGGTGTACACGGACCCCGCAGACATCAACGATGGGCACAGCTCCGCCAGCCAGACCTTTCCGAACTCTTGGCGCCTGCCTCCCTCAGGGGTGGAGCGAGGCTCCTACTATGAGTATTTTGGGGATCCTCTGACTCCCTACCTTCCGGCCAATCCTTCTTCCTTCCGCCTGAACCCTGATACTGTCTCTGGATTTCCTCCCATTCCCACTCAGCCCATTGGCTTTGAGGATGCAAAAATCCTTCTCTG tAACCTCCAGGGAACCTCGGCCCCAGCTGCCTGGCAGGGAGCACTGGGCTGTGACTACAAGTTGGGGCCTGGCTTCCGACCTGATGGAGACTTCCCAGCAGACAG CCAGGTGAACGTGAGCGTCCACAACCGCCTGGAGCTGCGGAACTCCTCCAACGTCCTGGGGATCATCCGCGGGGCGGTGGAGCCCG ACCGCTACGTGCTGTACGGAAACCACCGGGACAGCTGGGTACACGGGGCCGTGGACCCCAGCAGTGGCACTGCCGTCCTCCTGGAGCTCTCCCGAGTCCTGGGGACCCTGCTAAAGAAGG GAACCTGGCGGCCCCGCAGATCAATAGTGTTTGCGAGCTGGGGGGCAGAGGAGTTTGGCCTCATTGGCTCCACAGAATTCACCGAG GAATTCTTCAGCAAGCTGCAAGAGCGCACCGTGGCCTACATCAACGTGGACATCTCCGTGTTTG CCAATGCCACGTTGAGGGCTCAGGGAACACCCCCGGTCCAGAGCGTCATCTTCTCCGCGGCCAAACAG ATCCCCGCACCGGGCCTCGACGGCCTCAGCATCTACGACAACTGGATCCGGTATTTCAACCGTAGCAGCACAGAATACGGCCTGGTTCCCAG CCTGGGCTCTCTGGGTGCTGGCAGCGACTACGCCCCCTTCATTCACTTCCTGGGCATCTCCTCCATGGACATCGCCTACACCTATGACCGG AGCAAGACCTCGGCCAGGATCTACCCCACCTACCACACGGCCTTTGACACCTTTGGTTACGTGGACAAATTTGTGGACCCTG GCTTCAGCAGCCATCAGGCTGTGGCCCGGACAGCAGGGAGCGTGCTGCTTAGGCTCAGTGAcagcctctttctgcctcttaaCGTCAGTGACTACGGAGAGACCCTCCGAAATTTTCTGCAGGCTGCCCAGCGCGACCTCGGGGTCCTGTTGGAGCAGCACAGCATCAGCCTGG GGCCTCTGGTGACTGCAGTGGCGAAGTTTGAGGGGGCAGCCGCGGCCTTGGGCCAACACGTATCAGCACTGCAGAAGGACACCCCTGA CCCCCTGCAGGTCCGGATGCTCAACGACCAGCTGATGCTGCTGGAACGGACCTTCCTAAACCCGAGAGCCTTCCCAGAGGAACGATACTACAG CCATGTGCTCTGGGCACCCCGCACGGGCTCCGTAGCCACATTCCCAGGCCTGGCCAATGCCTGCTCCAGGGCCATGAACACGAGCCTAGGATCTGCAGCCTGGGCGGAAGTGCAGAGGCAGCTCAGCATCTTGGTGGTGGCCCTGGAGGGCGCGGCAGCCACCCTGCGGCCTGTGGCTGACCTCTGA
- the SAC3D1 gene encoding SAC3 domain-containing protein 1, with amino-acid sequence MVALNYNAGRLGSPAGGLVGGAKIRPPMSGCKLPVGTCPDMCPAAERAQREKERRLHRFEVAPGCRGDRPRADPQRAVKEYRRPAAGKARPPPSQLRPPSVLLATVRYLAGEVAERADASSAEVASFVADRLRAVRLDLALQDAGDAEAAGVLEAALAVLLAVVARLGPDAVRGPADPVLLQAQVQEGFGSLRRCYAQGAGPHPREAVFQGLFLLYNLGSVEALHEVLQLPAALRSCPALRRALAVDSAFREGNTARLFRLLRILPYLQSCAVQCHIGRARREALARLARALSTPKGQTLPLGFMVHLLALDGPEEARDLCQAHGLPLDGQERVVFLRGRYTEKGLPPAGTCSVLVASKLGGRTLEEVVMAEEEDEGVARRKSPA; translated from the exons ATGGTGGCGCTGAACTACAACGCGGGGCGTCTCGGGAGTCCTGCTGGAGGCCTTGTGGGAGGGGCCAAGATTCG CCCACCCATGTCCGGCTGCAAGCTGCCGGTGGGCACGTGCCCGGACATGTGCCCGGCCGCCGAGCGCGCTCAGCGCGAGAAGGAGCGCCGCCTGCACCGCTTCGAGGTGGCGCCGGGGTGCCGCGGCGACCGGCCCCGCGCGGACCCGCAGCGCGCGGTGAAGGAGTACAGGCGGCCGGCCGCCGGCAAGGCCCGGCCCCCGCCGAGCCAGCTGCGTCCGCCGTCCGTGCTGCTGGCCACCGTGCGCTACCTGGCCGGCGAGGTGGCCGAGCGCGCCGACGCATCCAGCGCCGAGGTGGCCAGCTTCGTGGCGGACCGGCTGCGCGCCGTGCGGCTGGACCTGGCCCTGCAGGACGCGGGCGACGCCGAGGCGGCGGGCGTGCTGGAGGCGGCGCTGGCAGTGCTGCTGGCCGTGGTGGCGCGGCTGGGGCCCGACGCCGTGCGCGGGCCAGCGGACCCGGTGCTGCTGCAGGCCCAGGTGCAGGAGGGCTTCGGTTCTCTGCGGCGCTGCTACGCTCAGGGCGCGGGGCCGCATCCCCGCGAGGCCGTCTTCCAGGGCCTCTTTCTGCTCTACAACCTGG GCTCCGTGGAGGCCCTTCATGAGGTTCTGCAGCTACCTGCCGCCCTGCGTTCCTGCCCCGCCCTGCGCAGGGCCCTGGCTGTGGACTCAGCCTTTCGAGAAGGCAACACCGCCCGCCTATTCCGCCTGCTCCGGATCCTGCCCTATCTGCAAAGCTGCGCAGTGCAGTGCCACATAGGCCGTGCCCGCCGGGAAGCCCTGGCCCGCCTCGCTCGTGCCCTGAGCACCCCCAAAGGCCAGACCTTGCCCCTGGGCTTCATGGTCCACCTGCTGGCCCTGGATGGGCCGGAAGAGGCACGGGATCTGTGCCAGGCCCACGGACTGCCCTTGGACGGACAGGAGAGAGTTGTGTTTCTCAGGGGTCGCTACACGGAGAAAGGGCTGCCACCTGCGGGGACCTGCAGTGTGCTGGTGGCGAGCAAACTGGGAGGGCGCACCCTGGAGGAGGTGGTCATGgcggaggaggaagatgagggtGTGGCTAGACGGAAGTCCCCTGCGTGA
- the SNX15 gene encoding sorting nexin-15: MSRQAKDDFLRHYTVSDPRTHPKGYTEYKVTAQFISKRDPEDVKEVVVWKRYSDFRKLHGDLAYTHRNLFRRLEEFPAFPRAQVFGRFEASVIEERRKGAEDLLRFTVHIPALNNSPQLKEFFRGGEVTRPSDMSRDLHILPPPLIPTPPPEEPWLPQPLPAERRGLEELEVPADPPPSSPAQEALDLLFNCGSTEEASGSPARGPLTEAELALFDPFSREEGAGPRPTHLGELAAMEAESERLDQEPWEPGGQEEEEEEEERPVPAYLSQATELITQALRDEKAGAYPAALQGYRDGVHILLQGVPGDPSPARREGVKKKAAEYLKRAEEILHLHLSQLPP, encoded by the exons ATGTCCCGCCAGGCGAAGGACGACTTTCTGCGGCACTACACCGTCTCCGATCCCCGGACCCACCCCAAAGGCTACACCGAATATAAAGTGACCGCGCAG TTCATCTCAAAGAGGGACCCAGAGGATGTCAAAGAG GTGGTGGTCTGGAAGCGGTACAGCGACTTCCGCAAGCTGCATGGAGACCTGGCCTACACCCACCGCAACCTCTTCCGCCGCCTGGAGGAGTTCCCCGCCTTCCCCCGTGCCCAAGTGTTTG GCCGGTTCGAGGCCTCAGTGATTGAGGAGCGGCGGAAGGGGGCCGAGGACCTGCTTCGCTTCACCGTGCACATCCCTGCACTCAACAACAGCCCCCAGCTCAAGGAGTTCTTCCGG GGTGGGGAGGTAACCCGGCCCTCTGACATGTCCAGGGACCTACACATCCTGCCACCCCCTCTGATCCCCACACCGCCCCCTGAGGAACCCTGGTTGCCCCAGCCGCTCCCTGCAGAGAGGAGAGGCCTTGAGGAACTGGAGGTGCCAG CGGATCCCCCACCATCCAGCCCTGCCCAGGAGGCCCTGGATCTCCTCTTTAACTGTGGGAGCACCGAGGAGGCATCCGGTTCCCCTGCCCGAGGCCCCCTCACAGAGGCTGAGCTTGCCCTCTTCGACCCCTTCTCCAGGGAAG AAGGTGCGGGCCCCCGTCCAACCCACCTGGGTGAGCTGGCAGCAATGGAGGCGGAGTCTGAAAGGCTGGACCAGGAACCCTGGGAgcctggagggcaggaggaggaagaggaggaggaagaacggCCCGTCCCTGCATATCTGAGCCAAGCCACAGAGCTCATCACCCAGGCTCTGCGGGATGAGAAGGCAGGTGCCTACCCTGCAGCCCTGCAGGGCTATCGGGACGGTGTACACATCCTGCTACAGGGGGTTCCCG GTGACCCATCACCTGCCCGCCGGGAGGGTGTGAAGAAGAAGGCAGCTGAATATCTAAAGCGGGCAGAAGAAATTTTGCACCTGCATCTGTCCCAACTCCCCCCATGA